A portion of the Streptomyces sp. NBC_01335 genome contains these proteins:
- the orn gene encoding oligoribonuclease encodes MNDRMVWIDCEMTGLSLTQDALIEVAALVTDSELNVLGEGVDIVIRPPDAALETMPEVVRRMHTTSGLLDELAGGTTLADAEAQVLAYVREHVKEPGKAPLCGNSVGTDRGFLARDMQALEGYLHYRIVDVSSIKELSRRWYPKAYFNSPDKSGNHRALADIRESIAELRYYREAVFVPQPGPDSDRAKEIAARHVVPAEQ; translated from the coding sequence ATGAACGACCGCATGGTATGGATCGACTGCGAGATGACCGGGCTCTCGTTGACGCAGGACGCACTCATCGAGGTGGCGGCTCTGGTCACCGACTCGGAGTTGAACGTGCTCGGCGAAGGGGTGGACATCGTGATCCGCCCGCCGGACGCGGCCCTGGAGACCATGCCCGAGGTGGTGCGGCGTATGCACACCACCTCGGGCCTCCTCGACGAGCTGGCCGGGGGCACCACCCTGGCCGACGCCGAGGCCCAGGTGCTGGCGTACGTGCGCGAGCACGTGAAGGAGCCGGGCAAGGCCCCGCTCTGCGGAAACTCCGTCGGCACCGACCGGGGCTTCCTCGCGCGCGACATGCAGGCGCTGGAGGGGTACCTCCATTACCGCATCGTCGACGTGTCCTCCATCAAGGAGCTGTCCCGGCGCTGGTACCCGAAGGCGTACTTCAACAGCCCGGACAAGAGTGGCAACCACCGGGCACTGGCCGACATCCGCGAATCCATCGCGGAGCTGCGCTACTACCGTGAGGCCGTCTTCGTGCCTCAGCCCGGCCCGGACTCGGACCGCGCCAAGGAGATCGCCGCCCGCCACGTGGTCCCGGCCGAGCAGTAG
- a CDS encoding 2'-5' RNA ligase family protein, which yields MDRIAAAAGERLTAVPAFDVRFGAGSAVLAPEAIRLPALPADPVHAVRDAIRAAIGDVLQEVPERAEGFRPHVSVAYSASTGPAGPIAEALDALGVSAATARITSAELIVIGRDRQMYEWETCARVPLGTV from the coding sequence GTGGACCGGATCGCCGCAGCTGCCGGAGAGCGGCTCACGGCCGTTCCCGCCTTCGACGTCCGGTTCGGCGCCGGGTCCGCCGTCCTCGCCCCCGAAGCGATCCGGCTGCCCGCCCTCCCCGCCGACCCCGTGCACGCGGTCCGGGACGCCATCAGGGCCGCGATCGGGGACGTCCTGCAGGAGGTGCCGGAGCGGGCAGAAGGGTTCCGCCCGCACGTGTCCGTCGCCTACAGCGCCTCCACCGGCCCGGCGGGGCCGATCGCCGAAGCGCTGGACGCACTCGGGGTGTCCGCGGCGACCGCACGGATCACGTCCGCCGAGCTGATCGTCATCGGCCGCGACCGGCAGATGTACGAGTGGGAGACCTGTGCCCGGGTGCCCCTGGGGACCGTGTGA
- a CDS encoding VOC family protein translates to MVHVLSSRTLLRPTDPERTRAFYGQALGLAVHREFGTGPERGTVYFLGGGFLEVSGRGDTPPSPDLRLWLQVADVAAAHEELRARGVPILRPPVQEPWGLIEMWIADPDGLRIAVIEVPADHPLRSRP, encoded by the coding sequence ATGGTGCACGTACTGAGCAGCCGGACGCTGTTGCGTCCCACCGACCCCGAGCGCACCCGCGCCTTCTACGGCCAGGCCCTCGGCCTGGCGGTCCACCGCGAGTTCGGTACCGGCCCGGAGCGCGGCACGGTCTACTTCCTGGGCGGCGGGTTCCTCGAAGTCTCCGGCCGGGGCGACACCCCGCCCTCCCCCGACCTGCGGCTCTGGCTCCAGGTCGCCGACGTCGCCGCCGCCCACGAGGAACTCCGCGCACGCGGTGTACCGATCCTGCGGCCGCCCGTCCAGGAGCCGTGGGGGCTGATCGAGATGTGGATCGCCGACCCGGACGGGCTGCGCATCGCGGTGATCGAGGTCCCGGCGGACCACCCGTTGCGCAGCCGCCCCTGA
- a CDS encoding TerD family protein, with amino-acid sequence MRTMVKGANVGLSTLSEDVGSVVVSLGWSSATGEGDADVSVLLLDENGKVRDDTDFCFYNTPAAGDGSVQLLGKTPSADGDEDRISFDLDAVPASVDRLVVAASRYGGARFGELDDVRLTLADSSGEGLLSFAVEEAGEVSALVFGELYRRAGEWKFRAVGQGYASGLAGLATDFGVDIDDDAATEAEAAESEEAEEAASAEEGAQAVPEVPGPDEAAPEAPSGAPGATVPSPRSVAGTAAVPEAAVPVSRRPRTARKKVTIQRTAKKSLAETDAWQPARLFPVPALRNDRERETRATSVVLAVMAQVPEFGRRLTAGFGAPAGRMETFTEVSLPHGDSPRRPDGVIRVERAGKLWTALVETKTNGNPLKDDQVQAYMDIAARRGYEAVITLSNDVALEGSPLVSVRVDGRRKHKVALWHLSWADVAHQAQMLIRHEGVGNAAHVWILAELLQYLQHENSGCHGFQNMGAAWVPVRKGIDDETLCVGDPRAVQVIESWERLVRQVCLRLGGELGQKVLPLQRTRRGADPTARRTEQADHLCAQGRLEAGLRIEGMPGALTLAADLRTGKLRTSVEVPWAGQGYPLSRVKRFLRQLDSAPADLHIETLLDGETPGPRGTLERLRPEPADLLPKDGSQITGFRLSLLKGMGSGRGSAESGFIRSVDDAVHRFHTTVIAHLDTRSAPRARAGEAPTGG; translated from the coding sequence ATGCGCACCATGGTCAAGGGCGCGAACGTCGGGCTGTCCACGCTGAGCGAGGACGTCGGATCGGTCGTCGTGAGCCTGGGCTGGAGCAGCGCCACGGGGGAGGGCGACGCGGACGTCTCGGTGCTGCTGCTCGACGAGAACGGCAAGGTGCGGGACGACACCGACTTCTGCTTCTACAACACCCCGGCCGCGGGTGACGGAAGCGTGCAGCTCCTCGGGAAGACGCCCTCCGCCGACGGCGACGAGGACCGGATCAGCTTCGACCTCGACGCGGTTCCGGCGTCCGTCGACCGTCTGGTCGTCGCGGCCAGCCGTTACGGAGGCGCCCGGTTCGGCGAGCTCGACGACGTGCGTCTCACCCTCGCGGACAGCTCGGGCGAAGGGCTGCTCTCCTTCGCCGTCGAAGAGGCGGGCGAGGTCAGCGCTCTCGTCTTCGGCGAGCTCTACCGGCGGGCCGGCGAGTGGAAGTTCCGCGCGGTCGGACAGGGGTACGCCTCCGGACTGGCGGGTCTGGCCACGGACTTCGGCGTGGACATCGACGACGACGCGGCGACGGAGGCCGAGGCGGCTGAGTCCGAGGAGGCCGAAGAGGCGGCCTCTGCGGAGGAGGGTGCTCAGGCGGTCCCCGAGGTACCCGGACCGGATGAGGCGGCGCCGGAGGCCCCTTCCGGCGCACCCGGGGCCACCGTGCCCTCTCCCCGGAGCGTGGCCGGGACCGCCGCGGTGCCCGAGGCGGCGGTACCCGTCTCGCGTCGTCCGCGTACCGCCCGGAAGAAGGTCACCATCCAGCGGACGGCGAAGAAGTCGCTCGCGGAGACCGACGCCTGGCAGCCGGCCCGGCTCTTCCCCGTACCCGCCCTCAGGAACGACCGGGAGCGCGAGACCCGGGCCACGTCCGTCGTCCTCGCGGTGATGGCCCAGGTCCCCGAGTTCGGACGGCGGCTCACCGCCGGATTCGGCGCACCGGCGGGGCGCATGGAGACGTTCACCGAGGTGTCGCTGCCGCACGGGGACAGCCCGAGGCGGCCGGACGGCGTGATCCGCGTCGAGCGCGCGGGCAAGCTCTGGACCGCCCTCGTGGAGACGAAGACGAACGGAAACCCCCTCAAGGACGACCAGGTGCAGGCGTACATGGACATCGCCGCCCGCCGGGGGTACGAGGCCGTCATCACGCTCTCCAACGACGTCGCGCTGGAAGGCAGCCCGCTGGTCTCCGTACGCGTGGACGGGCGTCGCAAGCACAAGGTCGCCCTCTGGCACCTCTCCTGGGCCGACGTCGCCCACCAGGCCCAGATGCTCATCCGGCACGAAGGCGTCGGCAACGCCGCGCACGTCTGGATCCTCGCGGAGCTGCTCCAGTACCTCCAGCACGAGAACTCCGGCTGCCACGGCTTCCAGAACATGGGCGCCGCCTGGGTCCCGGTCCGCAAGGGGATCGACGACGAGACCCTCTGCGTGGGTGACCCCCGGGCCGTACAGGTCATCGAGAGCTGGGAACGCCTGGTGCGCCAGGTCTGCCTGCGGCTGGGCGGCGAACTCGGGCAGAAGGTGCTGCCCCTCCAGCGCACCCGGCGCGGCGCGGACCCGACCGCGCGGCGTACCGAGCAGGCCGATCACCTGTGCGCGCAGGGCCGGTTGGAGGCCGGACTCCGTATCGAGGGCATGCCGGGCGCGCTGACGCTGGCGGCGGACCTGCGGACGGGAAAGCTCCGGACCTCCGTCGAGGTGCCGTGGGCCGGGCAGGGCTACCCGCTGAGCCGGGTCAAACGGTTCCTGCGTCAACTCGACTCCGCACCCGCCGATCTGCACATCGAGACGCTCCTCGACGGGGAGACACCGGGCCCGCGCGGCACGCTGGAGCGACTGCGGCCCGAGCCCGCCGACCTGCTCCCCAAGGACGGATCGCAGATCACCGGGTTCCGGCTCTCCCTCCTCAAGGGCATGGGCAGCGGCCGTGGCAGCGCCGAGTCCGGGTTCATCCGGAGCGTCGACGACGCGGTGCACCGGTTCCACACCACGGTCATCGCGCACCTCGACACCAGGAGCGCGCCGCGAGCCCGGGCCGGCGAGGCGCCCACGGGCGGCTGA
- a CDS encoding LacI family DNA-binding transcriptional regulator has translation MVSARVRGGGRPTLEEVAVKAGVGRGTVSRVINGSPRVSDQTREVVEAAIAELGYVPNRAARALAGNRTDAIALVVPEPEARFFAEPYFSDIVRGVGAALADTDMQLLLTLAGNDRERRRLAQYLTAHRVDGVLLVSVHADDPLPELLEQLGMPCVISGQRGADEPLASVDSDNFQGGRSAVAHLIEQGRRTIGTITGRLEVYGAQRRLDGYRRALAEAGLAPDERLIALADFTEEGGARAMTELLARHPDLDAVFAASDVMAAGARHVLREAGRRIPDDVAIVGFDDSVVARHMEPGLTSVRQPIEEMGRAMTEVLLQQITDPTDERRHLVLPTELVVRASS, from the coding sequence ATGGTGTCAGCACGCGTACGGGGCGGTGGGCGGCCGACGCTCGAAGAGGTCGCCGTCAAAGCGGGTGTGGGCCGCGGCACGGTCTCCCGCGTCATCAACGGATCGCCGCGGGTCAGCGACCAGACCCGCGAAGTGGTCGAAGCCGCCATCGCCGAACTGGGGTACGTACCCAATCGCGCGGCTCGTGCCCTGGCCGGAAACCGCACGGACGCCATCGCGCTCGTGGTACCCGAGCCCGAGGCCCGCTTCTTCGCCGAGCCGTACTTCTCCGACATCGTGCGCGGAGTGGGCGCCGCCCTCGCCGACACCGACATGCAGCTGCTCCTCACCCTCGCCGGCAACGACCGCGAGCGCCGCAGACTCGCCCAGTACCTCACCGCGCACCGCGTGGACGGCGTCCTGCTCGTCTCCGTGCACGCCGACGACCCGCTGCCCGAACTCCTGGAACAGCTCGGCATGCCGTGCGTCATCAGCGGCCAGCGCGGCGCCGACGAACCGCTCGCCTCGGTCGACTCCGACAACTTCCAGGGCGGCCGCAGCGCCGTCGCCCACCTCATCGAACAGGGCCGCCGGACCATCGGCACCATCACCGGCCGGCTGGAGGTCTACGGCGCCCAGCGCCGCCTGGACGGCTACCGCAGGGCCCTCGCCGAAGCCGGCCTCGCCCCGGACGAACGCCTCATCGCCCTCGCCGACTTCACCGAGGAGGGCGGCGCCCGCGCGATGACCGAACTGCTCGCCCGCCACCCCGACCTGGACGCCGTCTTCGCCGCCTCCGACGTGATGGCGGCAGGCGCCCGCCACGTACTGCGCGAGGCCGGCCGCCGCATCCCGGACGACGTGGCCATCGTCGGCTTCGACGACTCCGTGGTGGCCCGCCACATGGAACCCGGCCTCACCAGCGTCCGCCAGCCGATAGAGGAGATGGGGCGCGCCATGACCGAGGTCCTGCTCCAGCAGATCACCGACCCCACCGACGAGCGCCGCCACCTGGTGCTCCCGACCGAACTGGTCGTCCGCGCCTCCTCGTGA
- a CDS encoding GH1 family beta-glucosidase, whose product MTAVRPDLAPKQAADALVFPPGFVWGAATAAYQVEGAASEDGRTPSIWDTFSHTPGKVHNGDTGDIAGDHYHRYRSDVAMMKELGLGAYRFSISWSRVQPTGRGPAVERGLDFYRKLVDELLEAGIQPVATLYHWDLPQELEDAGGWPERATAERFADYAAIMAGALGDRVGTWTTLNEPWCSAYLGYASGVHAPGRTDPGASLQAAHHLNLAHGRAIEALRASIPASAQTSVTLNLHQVRPLSDAPGDVDAARRIDAVGNRVFTGPMLHGAYPEDLIADTKHLVDWSKLVHDGDLATISRPIDVLGINYYAPTLVTDPSGGGAESNSHAHGDSAHSPWPGSEHVAFHKAEGKPVTAMDWSVDPDGLHALLVDTAREFPDVALMVTENGAAFDDYVSPEGRVEDPERIAYLHGHIDAVRRAIADGADVRGYFLWSLMDNFEWAYGYSKRFGMVYVDYATQTRIPKASARWYTDVIRRHGLPQD is encoded by the coding sequence ATGACAGCTGTACGCCCTGACCTCGCCCCCAAGCAGGCCGCCGACGCCCTCGTCTTCCCGCCCGGGTTCGTCTGGGGCGCGGCCACCGCCGCCTACCAGGTCGAAGGAGCGGCCTCGGAGGACGGCCGTACGCCGTCCATCTGGGACACCTTCTCCCACACCCCCGGCAAGGTCCACAACGGCGACACCGGTGACATCGCCGGGGACCACTACCACCGCTACCGCAGCGACGTGGCGATGATGAAGGAGCTGGGTCTCGGCGCCTACCGCTTCTCCATCTCCTGGTCCCGCGTCCAGCCCACCGGCCGCGGCCCGGCCGTCGAGCGCGGCCTCGACTTCTACCGCAAGCTCGTCGACGAGCTGCTGGAAGCGGGCATCCAGCCCGTCGCGACCCTGTACCACTGGGACCTTCCGCAGGAGCTGGAGGACGCCGGCGGCTGGCCCGAGCGCGCCACCGCCGAGCGGTTCGCCGACTACGCGGCGATCATGGCCGGCGCCCTCGGCGACCGCGTCGGCACGTGGACCACGCTCAACGAGCCCTGGTGCTCCGCCTACCTCGGTTACGCCTCGGGCGTCCACGCCCCCGGCCGTACCGACCCCGGCGCGTCCCTCCAGGCGGCCCACCACCTCAACCTCGCCCACGGACGGGCGATCGAGGCTCTGCGCGCTTCCATCCCCGCCAGCGCGCAGACCTCGGTCACCCTCAACCTCCACCAGGTGCGCCCGCTCAGCGACGCCCCCGGCGACGTCGACGCGGCCCGCCGCATCGACGCGGTCGGCAACCGGGTCTTCACCGGCCCGATGCTGCACGGCGCCTACCCCGAGGACCTGATCGCCGACACCAAGCACCTCGTCGACTGGTCGAAGCTGGTGCACGACGGCGACCTGGCGACGATCTCCCGCCCGATCGACGTCCTCGGCATCAACTACTACGCGCCGACGCTCGTCACCGACCCGTCGGGCGGCGGCGCGGAGAGCAACAGCCACGCGCACGGCGACAGCGCGCACTCGCCGTGGCCCGGCTCGGAGCACGTGGCCTTCCACAAGGCCGAGGGCAAGCCCGTCACGGCGATGGACTGGTCCGTCGACCCCGACGGCCTGCACGCCCTGCTGGTCGACACCGCCCGCGAGTTCCCCGACGTCGCCCTCATGGTCACCGAGAACGGCGCCGCCTTCGACGACTACGTCTCGCCCGAGGGCCGCGTCGAGGACCCGGAGCGCATCGCGTACCTGCACGGCCACATCGACGCGGTCCGCCGCGCGATCGCCGACGGCGCGGACGTCCGCGGCTACTTCCTCTGGTCGCTGATGGACAACTTCGAGTGGGCGTACGGCTATTCGAAGCGCTTCGGCATGGTCTACGTCGACTACGCCACGCAGACCCGCATCCCCAAGGCGAGCGCCCGCTGGTACACCGACGTGATCCGCCGTCACGGCCTGCCGCAGGACTGA